The genomic window ATGGGGTGCTCGATAATGCTAAATGAAATGTGATCTTTAAACAAGCTTTGCATGCCCGGCAAGGCTGCTTCTGTTAAAACGCAGCCTACCAGCAGCGAAATAACTGTTATCGTTAAAGTTTCTGTTAAAAACTGTACAATTAATTGCCTGCGCAAACTACCCATTACTTTACGTACACCAACTTCTTTCCCCCTGCTTACGGCCTGCGCAGTAGCGAGGTTGATAAAGTTGATACAGGCGGTCAGCAATAAAAAAGCACCAATTATCGCCAAGCCATAAAGTTCTTTCTTCGGCATTACTTTGTTCGCAAAATTGCCCAGATCTGCATTATAGTGGATGTCTCTTAGCTGTTGAAACCGATGACTTTCTTTCGAAACATTATCTCTTTTATAATATTTAGTAATAAACTGAGGGATGCTTTTGCTCGCATCCTCAATAGATGCACCCTCTTTTAGTAATACATAACATTCAGAAGTAGAAGAAACTGTACCCCAGTTAATCGACTCTGGCCTTCCCTGGTTTTGATAAGTTTTATAAGAGATGATTACTTTAAGTGGGAAAGAGCTATTATCGGGTGTTTTTTCTATAATACCGGTAACTTTAAGGTCTACTTTGTTCTGAAAATTAACGCTCTTCCCAACTGCTTTGTGCCAATCTCCGAAAAGTTTATCGGCCATCTCATCTGATAACACAACAGTATTGGGCTGACTTAGTGATTGGCGTGGATTTCCTTCAAGCCATTTAAAGCTTAAGATCTCAAAAAAATCCGGCTCTGCATAATGTACTTTTTCTGAGGTTTTAATTCTTTCTTTTCCAGATTCGTCTTTTACTTTAATAATTCCACCGCCGGCCTGAATAGCTGCAACTTTATCAAATTGCTGCTTAAAATCATTTCGCATCGCTGCCGGAAGAGGTCGTGGTGTGCCTGCAGATTCGAAAAAATTATCAGGTGTTTTCCAACCGCTTATTACACGGTATATACGGTCTTCGTTTTTAAAGTTTTCATCAAAACTTAGCTGGTAACGGATAAAAATAAAAATGAGGATGCAGCTTGCCATTCCAATAGAAAGGCCCAAAACATTGATAAAAGTATAACCTTTATTTTTCCAAAGGTTTCGCCAGGCTATTTTCAAATTTAATTTAAACATATCAAATAATTAGTAAAATGAAATCTGCAAATGTTTATGCCAATTTTATACCAAGTGCAAAATAAATCGCAAGTAACTAAATATCAATAACATACAAATAACAGAAAAGAAAAAATGTCCGTTTATGAACAGTACCTGTACGGTACCGAACGGAGAATAGCGCTAAGCGTTTGAGCTTAGGCGATAAATTCGCGCCGATAGCCAAACGCCCTCACGCAGGTCTTATTCATATTTAAGTGCATCAACAGGATTTGCTTTTACGGCACTGTTTGCCTGGATACTTACCGTTACAATGGTTAACAAAATGGTTAGGACTGCACTGATTAAAAAAGGAAAAAGTGGTAGATCAATTCGATATGCAAAGGTTTCTAGCCACTTTTTGGTTAATATGTACGCCAATGGCCAGGAAATAATATTGGCTATAAGCACCATAACAAAGAATGAACTATTAATGAGTTTGAAAATCTGTAAATGACTTGCGCCAAGAATTTTCCTAACGGCAATTTCCTTCATTCTGCCAGTGGTAATGTATTTTGCAAAGGCAAATAAACCCAGTATTGCAATAAAAATGGTGAGGATTGCAGCAGCAAAAAATACAGATTGTAACTTGTTCTTGTTTTTTAAAGAGTTTACCATACATTTCATCCAGAAATTGGTAACGGAAATTTTCTCCATCCAACTTATTAATTTCTGGCCACTGGGATTTTAAGGTACTCAACACTTCAGACATCTTGCTTTCTTCTATTTTTAGCATAATTTCTGTTTTAGGATTTCCACAGAGATCATTTATTGCGTAAATGGTAGGCTGTACTGCTTTCTCAAATCCAAGTGCTTTAAAATCTTTTATCACGCCTACAATCTTATATTCTTTATTCTGGCAGCCTTTTATGGTTTTACCTACAGGGCTGATTAATCCATACTTTGCTACTGCAGCTTCATTAAGTATAGCAGAATTTGCCGTATCGGTTTTAAATTCTCTGGAAAATGTTCTGCCTTCTTTAATCTTGATATCTAATGTTTCGAAATAATCAAAATCCACATCTGTAAAACTTAAACTTTGTTCTTTTCCATCAACAGTATATTTATTTTTCCCACCATCAGAACCATCTGGCAATGCATTGGTAACGGTAACCGATTTCACCCCCGGAATCTTAACCATTTTATCCCTTATAGGATCGAATTTGCTTGGCGAAACGAAATAGGCGAGGTTTTTAATGTACACCACTTGTTCGGGTTTGAAACCAATATCCTGGGTACGCATGTATTTTAGTTGTGAATTGATGATGAGCAGACCTATAATAAAAACTACCGCTACGCTAAACTGCACCACCAATAAGCTGTTGCGCAACCAATAGCTCTGTTTGCTGGTTTGAAAATTACCTTTTAAAACAAGTGCAGGTTTAAATCCGGATAGTACCATGGCAGGATAAATACCAGCTATCAGCGTAATAAAAATTAATATAAGTGGCAATTGCCAGAATAAAGCACTATTTGCTACCCAAATGGATAAATTGACCACGAACAGGTTATTAAATTTTGGCAAGATGATTTCGGCCATAATCAGTCCTAATATCGTCGCTGCTAAACACTGGATTAATATTTCTGTTAAAAACTGAAAAGCAAGCTGAAAGCGGTAAGCACCCATTACTTTTTTTACACCCACTTCTTTTGCCCGTTTGGTTGCCTGCGCTATACTTAGATTCGTAAAGTTGATACAAGCGATGACCAAGATCAAGATCCCTAAAACGGACAAAGCTATAAGCACTTTATAATTGGCATCGGTACCAGCCTTTGGCCTAAGGTGTTGGTTTTTTAATGGATCGAGAAAGGCTTTTGTTGCTTTAAAAGTCTCATTATTGGGATCTTCTCCATCTTTAAGCATTTCCTTTTTATAAAGGGCATTAATTTTAGCTTCAAGTGCCTGGATATCTGTTCCTGGTTTTACCTGGATATAAGTACTGTAGTTGTTGTATCCGTAGTTTTCTCCCAAACCCATTTCTTTTACCAACGAAATGGCATCAAAAGTAATATTAGAGTGGGGATCGGCAAAAATACTTCCGCTCAACTTACCTGTCATATTAGCCGATTTACTCCCAAGCCAAATCATTTCAGGCCGACCGTTTTTATTATGGGGGAAAAGCGTTTTATAATTTTCGTTACTGAGGTAAAACAGATTTTCGGTTGTACTTTCCGGCTTAGTTAAACCGACATTGGGTTTAATGTTGAACATTTTTGCTGCAGCATAATCAAGATAGAGGCATTTACTTAAAAAAACAACGCCGTGATCGCTGCTAACCGGAAATTCAAAAAAACTCATTTTCATGGTACCAACTGCAACTACTTCTGGCATTTCTGCTTTAATAGCTTTACCCAATGGTGGTGGAGTATAATTGGTCTTAAAATCAGGCAACTGTCTACCTACTACGTAAATTTCGTTGTAGTTTGGATTTCCCTTGTCAAATCCTGTTTCATAGGTAAAATACATGGTTACCAAAATAAACGCTGCCAAGGCAATAGCTAAACCACCAATATTTATG from Flavobacterium sp. W4I14 includes these protein-coding regions:
- a CDS encoding putative ABC transport system permease protein (product_source=KO:K02004; cog=COG2177; ko=KO:K02004; pfam=PF12704; transmembrane_helix_parts=Inside_1_20,TMhelix_21_43,Outside_44_278,TMhelix_279_301,Inside_302_330,TMhelix_331_353,Outside_354_372,TMhelix_373_395,Inside_396_415,TMhelix_416_438,Outside_439_701), which encodes MFRLNLKIALRNLWRNKVITSINIGGLAIALAAFILVTMYFTYETGFDKGNPNYNEIYVVGRQLPDFKTNYTPPPLGKAIKAEMPEVVAVGTMKMSFFEFPVSSDHGVVFLSKCLYLDYAAAKMFNIKPNVGLTKPESTTENLFYLSNENYKTLFPHNKNGRPEMIWLGSKSANMTGKLSGSIFADPHSNITFDAISLVKEMGLGENYGYNNYSTYIQVKPGTDIQALEAKINALYKKEMLKDGEDPNNETFKATKAFLDPLKNQHLRPKAGTDANYKVLIALSVLGILILVIACINFTNLSIAQATKRAKEVGVKKVMGAYRFQLAFQFLTEILIQCLAATILGLIMAEIILPKFNNLFVVNLSIWVANSALFWQLPLILIFITLIAGIYPAMVLSGFKPALVLKGNFQTSKQSYWLRNSLLVVQFSVAVVFIIGLLIINSQLKYMRTQDIGFKPEQVVYIKNLAYFVSPSKFDPIRDKMVKIPGVKSVTVTNALPDGSDGGKNKYTVDGKEQSLSFTDVDFDYFETLDIKIKEGRTFSREFKTDTANSAILNEAAVAKYGLISPVGKTIKGCQNKEYKIVGVIKDFKALGFEKAVQPTIYAINDLCGNPKTEIMLKIEESKMSEVLSTLKSQWPEINKLDGENFRYQFLDEMYGKLFKKQEQVTICIFCCCNPHHFYCNTGFICLCKIHYHWQNEGNCR
- a CDS encoding ABC-type antimicrobial peptide transport system permease subunit (product_source=COG0577; cath_funfam=1.10.287.90; cog=COG0577; pfam=PF02687; superfamily=103473; transmembrane_helix_parts=Inside_1_19,TMhelix_20_42,Outside_43_56,TMhelix_57_79,Inside_80_96) — encoded protein: MKEIAVRKILGASHLQIFKLINSSFFVMVLIANIISWPLAYILTKKWLETFAYRIDLPLFPFLISAVLTILLTIVTVSIQANSAVKANPVDALKYE